CAAAGACACAAAAGCCAATCCACATGACTTACTCCAAGTTTTACATGATATCCGcttgatcaatttaattttgtGTGTCTCTAGATAACACTCATCACTCAACTACCAGTCCCACAGGCCTCAAGAATATAAAAAACCGATTATATCCCTGGTGGGCTATAAGCCGAAAAGAAGAAATTCATTCCACAGTCGTCTATACTCCTCTGGAGTCAAATAGTAATTAATCACGTGTGGAGCAAAGTCAAATAACAAGGCGCGCAGAATTCAACTATTCATGACCCAAGTGAAAAGCTATCACCCAAATAATTCAATTGCTTATTAAAATATCAGCAGCATGTAAGCTAGATACCACAAGCAAGCAGAGCCAAAACCCTCTCACTTTTAGGAAAAGGATCACATTAAAAAAGAGGTAAAAAGTAAGGGAAGAAGATGGGTAAGCTCGGCTGCAACATTGATGGGAACCTGGATGACACAAAGTTCAGCCAGCCAATGCCATGGATTGGCATCTACGTTGCAGCAGCATCACTGGTCTGCCTTGTTGCAATGGCTGCGGATGCCATCCTAGGAATCCGCAATCGGAAGTTCTGGTTCCCGTGCAAATTCTCCTCAGGCAACGCCACTTCCCTGACCTTGTTAGCCGTAGCAATAAAGCTGTCAGTGGATCTAAATACCTCGATGCCTCGCCCCCAAGATCAGCTTGCAAAACTCAGCAGCACGGTTTTCATCTGCACAGTAATGGGTAATTCTATGCCTTCTCTTGGAACCATGGAGAACAAAGAAATGTTTATGAACATTATGGCCTTGGGAATACTTGTTATTACAGTAATTGTCAATATCTGCATCCAATTAACTACTGGGGTAATCTATGTTTTCTGGAAAGAACATGCTTTTATCATGTTTATCATGCTTCTTTTGCTTCTTATCATAAGTTTTTCTTCTCTAACCGTTCCAACTACTAAGCAGTTTTTGGAACATAAGTACAATAAGAAGTACGAATTAGCTCTGAAAGAAGGCTCAAACGAAACTGGTAAACCGGTTGTTGACAAACTTAAAGAGGACGTTATGAAATATTGGGTGATGTCTCATTCAAGTAGCCCCCAGTTTGTGATGGCCCGTTCAGTGACGTGCACCGCCTCTGGAGCATTCTGCCTTATGAGTGCTGCAACTTTAGCAGAAGCCATGCTTAGATCATTCTTTATGCCCAGGTCATTTAAATTTTGCAACGGAGAGTCTGAGTATAAATGGTCCACCACTCTAGTTCTTGTTATACAGACTCTTGCAGTAGGAGTTGGTACTATAGCTCCAGCATGTAGATGGTTCTTCGCCATCAATTACGGTGGCCAAAAACGAGAGAATCAAAGCTCCAGAAAAGAATTGAAGGTAGAGCACTACTGGGTACAGAGCCTAGTAGAGATGAAAGAGTGCCCATTAACTTTAGGAATCCGAAATCGGCACTACAGGAAGCTTGCCCATGATgcaaaaaaacaattcttaaaCTTGTGTATCAGAGTGCAGAGTGGGATTGTGATAATGAGCAAATTAATTTGCCTCATTTCCATTTTCTCTGTTTACCCGATCTTGTTATGCCACAACTACTGCACAGAGTTaaagaagaaattcaaattcATGAACGGTGTTTCAAACACTGCATCAGCTTCCGAATCAGAGCCTTGCTCGAAGCTGGATCTTAGTCGTTTTGTTTTGCGTCTTGAAGGCGAGGATGAATTGGTTGGGATGATGATGAAATGCAGCCATAACCCTACTGATCATTGGATTCGGGAGGGTGACAAGAAGCGGCCAAAATACCTCATAGAACTGTTGGAGACATCAACACGAGGTTTCAAGGGAGTTGGCGAGTTTGACAATAACCAAGTTCCTTCTCTAGATTCTGAAGAACCACCAAATTGTTGGGCTCTTCCTGTGGTGACACTGGCAAGTATTGCAGTAGCACTTCCGAACATCAGCCCTAGATTCATTAGAGGCTTAATATGTAGTGTGAATGAAGGTCTGATGTATGTAAGACTCATAGAAAATAATCTGCAAAACAAAGGAGATTTGACCAACATCAGAAAGGCAGCAGATGTTGTCTGGCTAGGAGTTGAACTTTATCACAAGTGGTTGGATGTGGATCTCCACAAACTGTCTCTTCAAGGAAAAAGCTTAAAGGAAACACTTCAAAAACTTGCCGACAACGCAAAGAACAGGCTTGTGGAATTCCACAAGGAACAAAATACTCAATGTCTAGAGCGAAGCCCTTCGAAGTGGCCCATCAAGGTATTGGCTGCGAATTCCATGTATAGAATAGCTCAAACTATGTTGCTAAATAGTGAAAGCAGATATGATCAGATGAGTGAGAAATTATCAGAAGCAATAGCTGTCATGATTTCTGATATACTGGGTGCTTGCCTCACTAACATACACCGTGTTGTATCCATGAAATGTTTGAGCAGCGCCATCGAAGAGAGGGAGGAGAGTGTGAGGTATGCCGTTTGCATTCTTGGTAAAACTGAAAAGATTCTGAAACTTCTAGAAAAGAAAGCACTCCCCAGTTTAGATCCTTGTCAAATGATATGCATTGACGAGTGGCGCACATTATACATGCAGAAGAAACCCTTGCCCTTTCCATCAGAGGGCAAGATAGCTTCTTCCAGGTCAGGTGACTTGTGCCTAACCATTAAGTAGAGTTGACAAGCCTGGAGTTGATAAACAGAGCAGCCTATGATTTTAATGTCAGTGCAAAGCTTGTAAAAGGGGAGAAGAAATTGTTTTGCTTCATAGATGATGATCATGTAAATACTTGCAACCACTCtcattatgaaataaaattttgttctaTTAAGTGAAATCTACTTTGTATAGATTTTGTGatcttccttttattttcagTGCCAAAATTTATGCAGACTAAATACTTTATAGTTTATACCACCAGGCACCAGCTATAGATGTATCAATTGCAAAGCTAATATGAAAACCACATAAGCAAATGATGTAAAGAGACATGGAAAAAATGACCCTTTTATAGGTCATTGAATGAACAATTCACCGCCATTACCCTCCACTTGAGAAGTGGGAGTGCCTGGAGTGCGATTGGATTAAAGGATTTCATATTGACCAAGAAGAAACTCCATTGAATACACAAACACGTTATACGTTCAAGGATTTCATAGAAGAACAACTGACTTACAAACAAACCATTTTGTAGTTGATATTCAAAAGGGGGAAGAAATGAAATGAGACGGTGACTGGGAGGTTGATTGGGCTATTGTAAAATTCCAAGTCTCTTTCCTTACGATACAATATTTCACAAACCAAATGGATTCAGACAGCacaaattgaatcaaattggaaccaaaaggcaaaaaaaaagttgcttaAATTTCCATAAACTGTTTAGAATCGAAATCCGAAACATCGCAA
This window of the Corylus avellana chromosome ca5, CavTom2PMs-1.0 genome carries:
- the LOC132180450 gene encoding uncharacterized protein LOC132180450, encoding MGKLGCNIDGNLDDTKFSQPMPWIGIYVAAASLVCLVAMAADAILGIRNRKFWFPCKFSSGNATSLTLLAVAIKLSVDLNTSMPRPQDQLAKLSSTVFICTVMGNSMPSLGTMENKEMFMNIMALGILVITVIVNICIQLTTGVIYVFWKEHAFIMFIMLLLLLIISFSSLTVPTTKQFLEHKYNKKYELALKEGSNETGKPVVDKLKEDVMKYWVMSHSSSPQFVMARSVTCTASGAFCLMSAATLAEAMLRSFFMPRSFKFCNGESEYKWSTTLVLVIQTLAVGVGTIAPACRWFFAINYGGQKRENQSSRKELKVEHYWVQSLVEMKECPLTLGIRNRHYRKLAHDAKKQFLNLCIRVQSGIVIMSKLICLISIFSVYPILLCHNYCTELKKKFKFMNGVSNTASASESEPCSKLDLSRFVLRLEGEDELVGMMMKCSHNPTDHWIREGDKKRPKYLIELLETSTRGFKGVGEFDNNQVPSLDSEEPPNCWALPVVTLASIAVALPNISPRFIRGLICSVNEGLMYVRLIENNLQNKGDLTNIRKAADVVWLGVELYHKWLDVDLHKLSLQGKSLKETLQKLADNAKNRLVEFHKEQNTQCLERSPSKWPIKVLAANSMYRIAQTMLLNSESRYDQMSEKLSEAIAVMISDILGACLTNIHRVVSMKCLSSAIEEREESVRYAVCILGKTEKILKLLEKKALPSLDPCQMICIDEWRTLYMQKKPLPFPSEGKIASSRSGDLCLTIK